Proteins encoded in a region of the Ornithodoros turicata isolate Travis chromosome 3, ASM3712646v1, whole genome shotgun sequence genome:
- the LOC135389189 gene encoding uncharacterized protein LOC135389189, whose translation MSLRLHEFSEGADWSSWIERLAFYFEANEITQPTKKRAFLLSQCGERTYHTIRALVHPRLPAEVDYAELVQILSGHFDPKPTELLGRCKFHKRDQLPSESTSQYVTELRSIAKECNFGTPAATNLQTTAESGDAVARPADPVPALDTSLPLNVMLRDRLICGVRDPALQQRLLTERNITFERALDLALAAESALNQQAHIKGMGDSQQINAMAKKVPNKKRKKDRQHSQPCFRCDGQHDPSGCRFRDAVCHFCKKKGHIEKACRSKKSLMKDRTTNQLQPEHEDVTVPSVYTLHNVRSEVAPKITMALRLNDVPHVMEVDSGAAFSIIGDDTYRNLWRTRRPKLQPEPTILSTWSGQPLTLLGKISVTVQLDDSTHVLSLRVVKGAGSSLLGRDWFQYLGISVKVNQMRMAETVDTVLAQYSDVFDPAFNGHSGTPVHITMKQEASPKFLKARPVPFALRDAVFKELEKLETQGILEPVQASRWATPIVIVRKKDNTLRICGDYRTTVNASVELASYPLPTIDQLLSTLRGGTFFSRVDLTQAYQQLRVDDATAEALTITTLKGLFKVKRLPFGVSVSPLVFQQFMDQLLMGLDGVVVYLDDILISAATMEEHSGRLTAVLQRLRQAGLKAKRGKCIFGVQELEFLGHIVNAEGVRPSHSKIQAIADAPPPTNKAQLQSFLGMLAFYCKFIKDRATIAESLHRLLDAEAPWRWEEKHQRAFDELKGRLLSAPVLQHYDEKKPLFLSCDASPYGLGAVLAQPDDQGNEAPIAFASRTLGKAERNYAQLDKEGLAIVFAVTHFHQYIAGREVIIYSDHKPLLGIMGADRPIPAVLSPRMTRWCLLLGAYSYKLHYRPGKRHQNADALSRLPLPVEEDEPAGPGDVLMIEAVSIPPLTPSAIAQSTAQDTTLSRVYQGVQSGYVSDWTGKDFLPFNGSRVVIPPALQSQALTLLHAGHRGMTAMKHAARSYFWWPQLDTAIENAVSSCHTCQRYAKSLPRQPSPVWSRPRVAWSVLHMDLAGPIHGQSYLVVVDAVTKWLEVRPVSTATSSTLIDALRAIFATFGLPQLVVSDNGTAFVSSEMKAFFSRNGGEDGSGAKAGPEETHPRKYSVSSVEIAPEPAHHSACGNQGDASQTNVWKGIEDCPGRNSPALRGLTPDTQAQLDDHFKVGQTAWFRTFTNNGKWCQVKVCRKVGKRSYEGLTQDGRLLRRHVDHMRRSSSPVDSRFTTSSPVDSPPRLTTSFRFPTGDINSPPARLPVPPNDSPCPTDVVPVTSQARSRHIPQWLSTAAEHPPHDDAPLPAAPRDIISGPTSSRGRPLKKPARFGHSVSD comes from the exons ATGTCTCTGCGGCTACACGAATTCAGCGAAGGTGCTGACTGGTCGTCATGGATCGAACGCCTGGCGTTCTACTTCGAAGCCAATGAAATCACCCAACCCACGAAGAAACGGGCGTTTCTTCTAAGCCAATGTGGTGAGCGGACATATCATACCATACGAGCCCTTGTCCACCCTCGACTTCCAGCCGAAGTGGATTATGCCGAACTTGTGCAAATTCTGAGTGGACACTTCGACCCTAAGCCTACCGAACTTCTGGGACGCTGCAAGTTCCACAAACGGGATCAACTTCCCTCGGAATCTACTTCACAGTACGTGACGGAGCTTCGAAGTATTGCGAAGGAATGCAACTTCGGAACACCAGCAGCGACGAATTTGCAAACCACTGCAGAGTCAGGCGATGCAGTAGCCCGGCCGGCCGACCCCGTTCCAGCTTTGGACACGTCGCTACCGCTCAACGTAATGTTGAGAGACAGGCTGATTTGCGGAGTTCGAGACCCAGCGCTTCAACAGCGTCTACTCACAGAACGGAACATTACCTTCGAACGCGCTCTGGACCTAGCCTTGGCTGCAGAATCCGCTTTAAACCAGCAGGCCCACATCAAAGGAATGGGTGACTCTCAGCAAATTAACGCAATGGCCAAGAAGGTTCCCAATAAGAAGCGGAAGAAGGATCGGCAACATTCTCAGCCATGTTTTCGCTGCGATGGACAGCATGATCCATCGGGTTGTCGATTCAGGGACGCCGTTTGCCACTTCTGCAAAAAGAAAGGGCACATCGAAAAGGCCTGTAGGTCCAAGAAGTCACTGATGAAGGATCGGACAACAAATCAGTTGCAGCCAGAGCACGAAGACGTTACAGTACCGTCAGTCTACACGCTGCATAACGTACGCTCCGAAGTAGCTCCGAAGATAACCATGGCTTTGAGGCTCAATGACGTACCACACGTAATGGAGGTAGACTCAGGCGCCGCTTTTTCGATTATTGGCGACGACACATACAGGAACTTATGGCGTACTCGACGTCCAAAGCTTCAGCCAGAACCAACAATTTTGTCAACTTGGTCGGGCCAACCGTTGACACTTCTGGGGAAGATCTCGGTTACCGTTCAGCTGGACGACAGCACGCATGTTCTATCCCTACGAGTAGTGAAGGGAGCTGGCTCATCTCTCTTAGGGCGCGACTGGTTCCAGTACCTCGGAATCTCCGTCAAGGTCAACCAGATGCGCATGGCTGAGACAGTCGATACTGTACTGGCACAGTATTCGGACGTCTTCGATCCGGCTTTCAACGGACACAGTGGCACTCCAGTGCACATCACCATGAAACAGGAGGCTTCACCAAAGTTCTTGAAAGCTCGGCCTGTACCTTTTGCACTCCGGGACGCGGTGTTTAAGGAACTCGAGAAGCTCGAAACACAAGGCATCTTGGAACCTGTGCAAGCTTCAAGATGGGCTACGCCGATTGTGATCGTTAGAAAAAAGGATAATACCCTCCGGATTTGCGGGGATTACCGAACGACAGTAAACGCAAGCGTGGAATTGGCGTCGTACCCGCTGCCAACGATAGACCAGCTTCTGTCAACGTTACGAGGAGGAACGTTTTTTTCAAGAGTGGACCTGACTCAAGCATATCAACAGCTTCGTGTAGACGACGCCACGGCGGAAGCACTAACAATCACTACACTCAAGGGATTGTTCAAGGTGAAACGTCTACCGTTCGGAGTTTCCGTCTCCCCGCTGGTTTTTCAGCAATTCATGGATCAACTCCTCATGGGGCTTGACGGCGTGGTCGTCTATCTTGATGATATTTTGATTTCCGCCGCAACCATGGAAGAACACAGCGGACGTCTCACAGCCGTACTACAGAGGCTCAGGCAAGCTGGGCTAAAAGCAAAACGGGGGAAATGCATCTTTGGCGTGCAAGAGCTTGAGTTTTTGGGACACATCGTCAACGCAGAAGGCGTTCGACCTTCTCACAGCAAAATACAGGCTATCGCCGATGCTCCACCACCCACAAACAAAGCGCAGCTGCAGTCCTTCCTGGGCATGCTGGCATTCTACTGTAAATTCATCAAAGACCGAGCTACGATTGCAGAGAGTCTGCATAGGCTTTTGGATGCGGAAGCCCCTTGGCGTTGGGAAGAAAAACATCAAAGGGCATTCGACGAGCTGAAAGGAAGGTTGCTGTCCGCTCCTGTCCTCCAGCACTATGACGAGAAGAAACCCCTGTTCCTGTCCTGTGACGCCTCGCCGTACGGACTCGGCGCAGTCCTGGCACAGCCTGACGATCAAGGAAACGAAGCTCCCATTGCATTCGCTTCGCGCACACTGGGGAAAGCTGAGCGCAACTATGCACAGTTGGATAAAGAGGGCTTAGCCATCGTGTTTGCAGTGACACACTTCCACCAGTATATCGCAGGGAGAGAAGTAATCATCTACAGCGACCACAAACCCCTACTGGGCATCATGGGCGCGGACCGCCCGATTCCTGCAGTTTTATCTCCACGTATGACAAGATGGTGCCTGTTGCTTGGGGCGTACAGCTATAAACTACATTACAGGCCGGGAAAACGCCATCAAAACGCCGACGCCCTCAGCAGACTGCCTCTACCTGTAGAAGAGGATGAACCGGCGGGACCTGGAGATGTGCTCATGATCGAGGCAGTTTCCATTCCCCCTCTCACGCCTTCGGCTATTGCGCAGTCAACTGCACAGGATACAACCCTCTCAAGAGTGTATCAAGGGGTACAGTCGGGTTACGTCTCAGATTGGACCGGGAAAGATTTTCTGCCCTTCAAC GGTTCGCGAGTGGTTATTCCCCCAGCGCTACAGTCGCAAGCTCTCACCCTGCTCCACGCTGGCCACAGAGGAATGACAGCCATGAAGCACGCTGCAAGAAGTTATTTCTGGTGGCCACAACTCGACACCGCCATCGAGAACGCCGTAAGCAGCTGCCACACGTGTCAGCGCTATGCCAAGTCTCTGCCCAGACAACCATCACCTGTGTGGTCTCGTCCTCGCGTCGCTTGGTCTGTCCTCCACATGGATCTCGCAGGACCGATTCACGGCCAATCCTACCTTGTTGTAGTTGACGCCGTCACGAAGTGGCTCGAGGTGCGACCCGTGTCCACCGCAACAAGCTCCACCCTCATCGACGCGCTACGCGCCATCTTTGCCACTTTCGGACTTCCGCAACTCGTGGTCAGCGATAATGGTACCGCCTTCGTTTCCAGCGAGATGAAGGCGTTCTTCAGCCGCAATG GCGGAGAGGATGGTTCAGGAGCTAAAGCGGGCCCTGAAGAAACACACCCAAGGAAGTATTCAGTGTCGtctgtcgagattgctcctgaACCAGCACACCACAGCGCATGCGGTAACCAAGGAGACGCCAGCCAAACAAATGTTTGGAAGGGAATTGAGGACTGCCCTGGACGCAATTCACCCGCACTACGAGGACTCACCCCCGACACCCAAGCCCAGCTTGACGACCACTTCAAGGTCGGCCAGACCGCGTGGTTCAGGACTTTCACCAATAATGGAAAGTGGTGTCAAGTGAAGGTCTGCAGGAAGGTCGGCAAACGTTCCTACGAGGGCCTCACACAGGATGGACGACTGCTTCGTCGGCATGTGGATCACATGCGCAGGTCCTCTTCGCCGGTTGACAGCCGGTTCACAACCTCTTCGCCGGTTGACAGCCCACCACGTCTCACGACAAGCTTCCGGTTCCCCACTGGTGACATAAATTCGCCACCTGCAAGGCTACCGGTGCCGCCAAACGACTCGCCTTGCCCCACAGACGTGGTCCCCGTCACTTCCCAAGCTCGTTCGAGACATATTCCTCAATGGCTTTCCACAGCGGCGGAGCACCCGCCTCACGACGACGCTCCACTACCGGCAGCACCTAGGGACATCATATCGGGGCCTACATCATCTCGTGGTAGACCACTCAAGAAACCTGCGCGTTTCGGACATTCAGTTTCAGACTAA